From Syntrophobacterales bacterium:
TTCAGGGAGACAGGAATTATGAAACGTTTCACCGGGTTTATTCTGATGGTGTTCATTGCGGTTATCGTTGGCTGCGCCGGTTCCCACTATCAAAAAGGGATAAAAAACTACAGACCGGAGGATGCGGCGGCTGCGGTGCGGGAGCTCCTGCCGCTCGCCGAGAGTGGCAGAGCCGATGCGCAGTTTAATCTGGGGTCTCTTTATTACCAGGGATGGGGGCTGCCCCAGGATTATCAGGAAGCGGTTCGCTGGTTTCGCAAGGCTGCCGAACAGCGCCACCTCCATGCGCAGGCAACTTTGGGCACAATCTATGCCGAAGGCGTACAGGGGGTGATCGCGAAGGACTATCCCCAGGCGCTCATGTGGTTTATCTTCGCCGCTGCCCAGGGCGATGCGGAAGCAATGGAATTCAGAAACACGCTGGCCGCCAAAATGACGCCGGCGCAGATTACCGAAGCGCAAAGAATGGCCCGGGAATTCAAGCCGGAAGACTCGTATGTGAAGCTGTACCGCGACTTGAAATCCCTTGCTGAAAAGGGAGATGCCGCTGCCCAGTTGAAGGTCGGCCTGATGCATTACCAGGGCCGCGGCGCGGTGAAGGATTTGGGCGAGGCCTTGCAGTGGTTCAGAAAATCCGCCCTGCAGGGCAATGCTTTAGCGCAGGCAAATGTCGGGTATATGTACGATCTGGGCGAAGGCGTTCCGCAAAACCATGTGGAGGCGGCAGAATGGTACCTTAAGGCCGCCGAAAGGGGCAATGCCCAGGCCCAGTTCACTTTGGGTTCCATGTATGAAAAGGGGTTGGGCGTACAACAGGACGAAGTACAGGCTCTGCTGTGGTTCAACCTCGCCGCCGCGCAAGGTTTTGGAAAGGCCAAAGCGGCGCGGGACCGCATAACTGTCTGGATGTCGCCCGAGCAGATCGCCGAGGCCCAGCGTCTGGCCAGGGAATTCAGGGTATTGGGGAAATGAAGCTCCCCAATGTACGGAAGTATGTGTCATTTTATAAAATGGAAGCTCTGAATCTCGACATTCTGAAGTAAGGAGAATTGCCATGGGAAAGCCCACTGCTAATAAAGTATTTATTTTCACGATTCTTTGTCTGACCA
This genomic window contains:
- a CDS encoding sel1 repeat family protein, translating into MKRFTGFILMVFIAVIVGCAGSHYQKGIKNYRPEDAAAAVRELLPLAESGRADAQFNLGSLYYQGWGLPQDYQEAVRWFRKAAEQRHLHAQATLGTIYAEGVQGVIAKDYPQALMWFIFAAAQGDAEAMEFRNTLAAKMTPAQITEAQRMAREFKPEDSYVKLYRDLKSLAEKGDAAAQLKVGLMHYQGRGAVKDLGEALQWFRKSALQGNALAQANVGYMYDLGEGVPQNHVEAAEWYLKAAERGNAQAQFTLGSMYEKGLGVQQDEVQALLWFNLAAAQGFGKAKAARDRITVWMSPEQIAEAQRLAREFRVLGK